The Deinococcus sp. KSM4-11 sequence CTCGCCGGACTGAACCTGAGCCTGCACCCCGCCCTGGCGGCCAGCACCGACCCCGTGGTGAAAACCAGCAAGTATGCCGGCAACACCGTGAGCGTGCCGGGCCTGACCACGACTGTGTTTGTCGGCAAATGAGCGTAGGCGGTATGGTCTGACGGCACCCGCCCACCCCACGAACAGGAGTTCCCCATGCAAGTGATCGAGAACCAGACCTTCACCAAACAGCGCATCGAGATCGACGACAAGCAGTTCACGGGCTGCACTTTCGAGGAGTGCATCCTGATCTATAGCGGCACCGGCGGCACCGCCCTGAATGGCTGTCACCTGAACAACACTGGCTTTGCCTTCGAGGGCAGCGCCGCCAAGACCATCGAACTGCTGACCGCTATGCACCGGGGTGGGTTTCAGGAACTGGTCGAAGCCACCATTGCCGGCATTCGCGGTGAGCAGCCGCGCCCGGCCGCGCCGCAGGCCTGAGCAGAGCAACATTTTGTTCCGGCAGCGGCAGCGCGTCTAAAGCTCATCGGGGCATAGCCGTGGCGATGACCAGCATCGTCGCTCCCAGCTTTCGGATCACCGGGCGCGGCCTGATCTTGGTCGTCAGGGTGAATACGGAATCTGCTGACCGGAGTCGGCTGGGGGCGGACAGGTAGAGAACCGAGCCGGGCGTTTCCCAGTTCTCGGCATCCCGATGTATCTGCGGCCCCAGGGGATCCTGTAACAGCTCGTTCAGTGGTGGAAGGTGATTTTGCAGTTAGCCATGCCGTGACCGTAATCCGGAGTCCGGACTAATCCACCACACTAACAATCCCATCCCGCACCTGTAGGTGGTGGTCGGCCAGCGCGGCGATATCGCGGTCGTGGGTGATGAGCACCACCGTTCTTCCCTGCTTCGCGGCGTCCTGCAATTGCGAGAGCACCATCTCGCCGGTCTTGGAATCCAGGTTGCCGGTGGGTTCGTCGCACAGCAGCAGGGCGGGATTCCCGGCTAAGGCGCGGGCAATGGCCACGCGCTGGGCTTCCCCGCCCGAGAGCTGGCTGGGGAGGTGTCCGGCGCGTTGCTCCAGGCCAACCCGGGCGAGCAGGGCGCGGGCACGGTCGGTGCGTTCGCGCAGGGGAACGCCGGCCAGGGTGAGGGGGAATTCGACGTTCTCCAGGGCCGTCAGGATGCTTACGAGGTTGTGGTTCTGGAACACGAAGCCATAGTGCTTCAGGCGGAAGTCCGCGCGCTGCGTTTCGCTGAGGCTGGTCAGGGTGGTGCCGCCGACCTGCACGGTGCCGGTGGTGGGGGTGTCGAAGCCCGCGAGCAGGTTCAGCAGGGTGCTCTTGCCGCTGCCGCTGGGGCCGACCACGGCGGTCAGGCCGGGTGGGAAGGTGTGCGTGAGGGGAGCGAGGGCCTGCACCTGACCGTCACCGCTGGGGTAGATGCGCGACAGGTTCTCGACGTGCAGGGTGGGTAACGTGCCGGGTGTGGGGGACGGTATGGTGGCAGCGGTCGTCATCAGACCCTCCCGAGGGCGTCGGTGATGTTCAGGCGGCTGGCGGCGCGGGCGGGCAGCAGGCCCGAGAGCAGGCCGAGCAGCAGGCTGATGCCCAACGCCAGCAGAGTGAGGCGGGGGGTGAGGGCGGCGGCGTCGATGCCGGCGAGTTGCTGCGTGTAGAGGTTCACGACCCAGATGCCGACCAGCCCCAGCAGCAGGCCGCCGACGCCACCGACCAGCGAGAGCAGCAGGCTTTCCGAGAGCACCAGGGCGCGCACGAAGCCGGGCCTGGCTCCGATGGCCCGCAGCGTGCCGAACTCGCGGATGCGTTCGTAGACGCCCATCATGACGGTGTTGGCGACGGCCAGGCCACCGACGATCAGGGCGATCAGGGAAATGCCGAAGCGCACGGCGTCGCTGATCTTCAGGGCCCGGTCGAGGAAGCTGAGGAAGTCGGACTGCGTGGCGGCCTCCAGGTCGAGCTTCTTGGCCAAGGCGGTGGCGACCGTGCGGGCCTGGCGGGGGTCGTCCAGCTTCACGGCGACCAGCGACACGCGGCCGTCGGCGCCCTCGCTGCGTTGCAGGGTGCCCAGCGGCAGGAAGATGAAATTATCGACCAGTCCGGATTCCGGCGCGAGGATGCCCTCGACCTTCACGCGGTTGCGGCGGTTGAGGTTCAGGGTGCTTCCGACCTTCAGGTGCAGGTTCTGCGCGGCCTTCGCTCCGGCCACGGCGACGCCCTCCCCTTCATCGGCGGCCTGGAGGGCGCGGCCCTGGACGATGGTGGTGCTGGGAAACACGGCCTGAATGCCCTGCGCGGCGGGCAGGCCGTACAGGATGACGCTCTGCGTGACGTCCAGGCCGCCCCGCACGGCCATGATCACGGGCGTGACCGATTGAATGCCGAGTTCCTTCGACAGCGCCATGATGTCCTGCGTGGTCTTGCCCGGCAGGTTCGGGTGCAGCGCCATGCCCTGCGACAGCGGCGTGAGGCTCACCTGGATGTCCGGGCCGATCCCGCCGAGCTGCTGCGTGAACACCTTGCGGATGCCCTCGCCGAGGCTCAGAAAGATGACCATGCTGGCCACGGCCACGGTGATCCCGAGGGCAGTCAGGAGGGTGCGGACGCGGCGGCGGGTCAGGCCACGCCACGCGAGTCGCCACAGGTCGGTCATGGTCACGCCTTAACGTACGCTGCCGGGGCCGGGACCGGTGTGGGTGGGCGGCTACAGAGATCGATCCCTCCTGAGGATCCTCACGTTCCTTCCCTAGGCTGGGCAGCATGCGTTCTTCCGTCCTCCTCTTTCCTTCCCTGCTGGCCCTGCTGCCCCTGGCGGGTGCCCAGACGCTGATTCCGCTGGACTCCCGTCCAGCCACGCGGGTGTTGCCGGCCTTGATCGCGGGCCTGGACGGTGGCACGCCGCAGGTTCCGCCGGTTCAGCTGCTGGGGGACGCAAAACGCGGTGCGGATCCGCTGGCGCTGGGCGCGTGGCTGGAGGGCCAGGCACCGTCCGGGCCGCTGGTCGTGGCGCTGGACGCACTGGCCTACGGTGGCCTGGTGCAGTCCCGCACGAGTCCGCTGACGACCCTGGAGGCCCTGACCCGACTGGAACTGATCCGGGCGTGGCAAGCCCGCACGAAGCAGCCGGTGTACGCCTTCATTACCCTGCCGCGCGAACCGGACGCGACGAACCGGACACGGAACCTGGAGGTCGTGAAAACCATGATCGCGTGGGCCAGGGAGGGCGTGTTCGCGCAACTCGACGTGACCTGGGACGACGCGCTGCCCGGCAGTCCCTCTCCGGCGGAGGGCGCGGCGCTCGCGGTGGACGTCCCGGCGAACGTGCGCGTCTATCCGGGAGCGGACGAGGTGCTGGGCATGCTCGCGGCGCGCGCGCTGTCGCCGCAGGCGCGGACGGTGCGCATCGAGTACAGCGATCCGAAGGCCGCGACCACCGTGATGAAGTACGAGGGCATCCCCCTCACCCAGAGTGCGGTGAACCACGCGCGCGGCAGCGGATTCACGGTGGTGGACTCCGGCCCGGCCGACCTGACGCTGTTCGTGTTCAACGGAGGCGATGCGCGCCGGGCGGCCGTGCGGATCAGTTCGCTCCTCCAGAAGGAACACGTGGCGGTGGCAGACGTGGCGCAGGTGAACGTGGGCACCCCCCGGCTGTGGGCGGATCTGAGCACCCTGCGGCAGACCGCGAATCTGCAGTCCCTGGCGGCGTGGGGCACCCCCGGCAACAACCTGGGCAGCGCCCTGGCCCACGCGAAACTGGCGCTGGACGCCACGAGCGCCGTGCGTCAGGATGCCCTGCTGGCCCGCGAGTACGCGAACGACGTCATCTACTCCACGCAGGTGCGCGCGCTGCTCCGCCGGGCACTGCCGGAGTCGGCGCTGGCCGGCCAGGACGCCCAGACGCAGCTGCTGACGCTGGCGAAGGAGTTCTTCCCGCTCCGGGTGGGGAACACTTACACCCTGAAAGATGCCTTCCTGCCGTGGGGCCGCTCCTTCGAATGGGACTTCGACCTGACGCCGCAGTCCGGCCCGCCGTCCACCCCCTGACCTCTCCGTTACTCGACGGGCGGGTGTTCCTCGGCGCTGCGCAGGCTCAGGGCCAGGGCCGCGCCGATCACCAGGGCCGCGCCCAGCAGGGCCAGCGGGGAGAGGTGCTCGCCGTAGAGAACCGCCGCGAGCCCAGCCGCCACGACCGGTTCCAGGCTGGCGATCACGCTTGCGCGCGTGGCGTTCAGGTGCCGCAGGCCCGCGCTGTACGCGAGGTAGGCGAGGTACGTGCTGAAGAACGACAGGGCCAGCAGGCTGGTCCACGCGGGCGCCGTTTTCGGCGTGAAGTGCACCAGCGGCAGCAGGCCCAGGGCGCCGACCGGCAGGGCCACGGCCAGCAGCGCGGGCGGGGCGTAGCGATGGAAGAAGGCCTTGCCATACAGGTAATACAGTGAATAAGTGAATCCGGCGGTCAGTCCGAAGCCCAGCGCGGCCGGGCTGACGGTCACGCCCTGCCCACCTCCAAAGCTGATCAGGGCGATCCCCAGCAGGGTGCCGACCACGGCGCCGAGTTCCCGCAGGCCCAGGCGCTCGCGCAAAAAGGCCCAGCCCATCAGGGCCACGAAGGCGGGCGCGGTGTACAGCAGCACCGAGGCGAGGCTGGCGCCGCCTGCCCGCACTGCCAGCTGGTACGTGCCGTAGAACACGCTCACGCCCGCCACCCCGAAGGCGGCGGTGATCCACAGGTCACGGCCTCGGGGCAGCGGCGCGCGGATCACGGTGGCGTGCAGGGCGTACAGGGCGCCGCCCAGCGTGGCCCGCCAGAACGCGACCTCCAGCGGCGACACGCCCGCCGCCTGCGCCTGCTTGCCCAGAATGCCCAGCAGGCCCCACAGCACGGCGGCCGTGAGGATCAGCAGCGTCGCGCGGCGGGTGGCGGCCGCCGTCAACGGGTTCTTCGCCACACGGCGACCGTGGCGACCAGCGTGACCAGCAGGCCCAGCAGGCCCACTCCGGCCAGGATCAGGGTGGCGGTGTTGCGCGTCTCGCCCAGCGGGGCCACGGTGTGGTCAATGTACGCCCCATTGTCTCCCTCCGGGGCGAGCACGTCGACGGGCACGGGCGCGTCGGCGCGGCCCACCTGAAGGGCGGTGGCACCGGCGCTCTGGGTGGGCCGCAGCACCCCATCGGACGAGAGGGGGGTATATACGGCGTTCGTGACCCAGTACGCGTAATTGCCGGGTGGAATGGCCGCGTCGATGACCAGACTCGTCCCCGCGACCTTCACCGTGGGCGCCGCCAGGGGGTGCAGGCCGCTGCCATCCTCGGCTACCCCTTCCAGGCTGCTGGTGAACCCGGTCACGCGCAGGTGGTACTGCCAGCCGCCCGCGCCGCGCACCCGCAGGCCCGTGTCGGCCAGCGCCATCTGCCCGCCGAAGCCGGTCTTCACGAAGATGTCCGTCACGCCGGCCGAGTAGCCGCTGGGCGCGTTCCACGGATTGCCCATCTGGCCGAAGGCGACCGTGAACTGCATGCCGCTGCCCTGCGGCTGGGCGCTGAGCGACCGCAGATCCAGCGCGTCCTGGGTCAGCGCGGGGCGGGTGGGCAGGACGTACCCGCCGTCTCCACGGGCGTCGCCGGCCGGATCCGGGATGGTGAGGAGAGCAGCGGTGAGCAGCGACAGCACGCGCGCCAGTATAGGGGGCGGGTGGGTGGCCTACAGCCGGACGAGGTCGTCGCGGTGCACGGCTTCCGGGCCGTAGGTGAAGCCCAGCACCTCCTCGATCTCGCGGGAGTGCCGCCCGGCGATGCGGGTCAGGTCGGCCGACGCGTAGCGGGTCAGACCACGGGCGATCTCCTGCCCGTCCGGCGCGACCAGCCGGATGGTGTGCCCCCTGCCGAAGGAGCCTTCTACAGCGCGGATGCCGGCGGGCAGGAGGCTGCCGCCGCGCTCCCGCACGGCGCGGGCCGCTCCTTCGTCCAGCACGACGCGCCCGGCGGCGATCTCGGCCAGGATCCAGCGTTTCCGGGCTTCCAGGCGCGATCCGGCCGCCACGAAGCGCGTGCCCAGCGCCTCACCTCCGACAATGCGTTGCAGGGCGTCGGGCGCGTCGCCGGGAGCGATCACGACGGGCGTGCCGGCGCGGGTGGCGATCTCGGCCGCCTGGATCTTGGTGTGCATGCCGCCCGTGCCCCGGTGTGAACCCACGCCGCCCGCCAGCGCCCAGATCTCCGGCGTGACGCGCTCCACGACCGGAATCAGGGTCGCCTGCGGATCGGCGCGGGGATCGGCGGTGTACAGGCCGGGCGCGTCCGTCAGAATGACCAGCAGGTCGGCCTCCACGAGGTTCGCCACGAAGGCCGAGAGGGTGTCGTTGTCGCCCACCTTCAGCTGCTCCAGAGCCACGGCGTCGTTCTCGTTGATGATCGGGAGCACGCCGCGCGCCAGACAGGCGTCCAGGGTGGTGCGGGCGTTCAGGTAGCGGGTGCGGTCACGGAAGTCGTCCGCGATCAGCAGCACCTGTGCCACCGTCAGGCCATAGATGTCGGCCAGCTGCGCGTACTGGTGCATCAGGCGGCCCTGACCGACCGCGGCCAGCAGCTGCTTCTCGGCCACCGTGCGGTCGCGTGGCGGAAAGCCCAGCGCCTCCCACCCGGCGATCACGGCGCCGCTGGTCACCAGCACCGCCTCGTGCCCGGCTGCGCGGACGGCCGCGAGTCCGCGCACCAGATCCACCATCCGGGGACGGTGCAGCCGGTCGGTACCGGCCGTGAGGACGCTTGTGCCCAGTTTGAGTACCACCCGCATGCCGGGCAGCATAGTGCGGCGCCCGGATCGATCCGGGCGGGACGTCCAGCCGGCGTCAGTCCACGGAGGCCAGGAGCCGAAGCCATGCCGGCCGGTCGCGGGCGGCGCGCTGCCCCGCGTCGGTGCTCATCCGCCCGGCCCGTGGCACCACGCCGACCCGCACGAGATCCAGCCGATCCGCATCCCAGCACGCGCCGATGGTCGGGTCGGCCGAGGTCAGGCCCAGCTCGTGCCCGTGGCAGGCCTCGGCCAGCACGTCTACCTGGGCGTCGCTCAGGGGGAGGCGCGGCCGGTGCTGCCGCACCAGGGCGGCGGCACGTGCGCCGTGGCCGGTGTCGTGACCCTCGGACTCACGGGCGGCGTCGTGGAACACGGCGAACCAGCGGCACACCTCCACGTCCCCGCCACCCAGGGCGGCCAGCCGGACCGCGTGGGTCTCGACGGTCGCCCAGTGCGCCGGCCCGTGCAGGCTGTGGGAACCCAGCGAGAACTGGGCGGCCAGTTCGGCCCGGATGGTCTGGAGTGCCGCGTCGGTCATGGGCACCTATCGTAGCGGGCTGGCCCTCCCCCATTCCCAACACTTGTGCCGGCGTGTTATACTCCCCGCTGTTGTCTCGGCGCCCTCCCTGGGCGGCCGAGCAGTTGCCCCGGCCGGCAGAGCCCGAACAGGAGCCCTGAAGCAGTGCCGTGTGGCCGCACGAGGAGAGACGATCATGGCGAAGCACCCCGTTCCCAAGAAGAAGACCAGCAAGAGCAAGCGCGACATGCGCCGCAGCCACCACGCGCTCACCGCGCCGAACCTGAGCGAGTGCCCGCACTGCCACGCGAAGAAGCTCTCGCACCACATCTGCCCCAGCTGCGGCTACTACGATGGCCGTCAGGTGCTGGCCGTCTAAGACGCGCCCTGCACGAAGAAGCCCCCCCTGCGGGGGCTTTTTTCTTGTCAGGCCTGTAGGTAAGCGGCGATCCGGCGGGCCTCGCGGGCGATCTCGCGCAGCATGCCGCTGGACGCCACATGAAAGCCGCAGAACGTCAGGCCCGGCTCGTGCGTGGGGCGGCCGCTGGTCATGGGCACGCCGTGGTCATCCAGCACGGGCACGCTGGTGTGCAGCCAGGCCAGGTTCGGCCGGAAGCCGGTGGCTAGGATCACGGCTTCGAAAGCTTCCTCGCGGCCGTCGATGAAGACCACACTGCCCGGCGTGAAGTGGTCGATGCCGGGCCGGACGGCCAGTTCGCCGGACTTGACGAGGCGCACGGTGCCGACGTCCAGCACGGGAACGCGGCGGTGGCGGCGGATCTGCGTGATCGCTCCCTCGGCTGGGCGGCGCAGGCCATAGGGGCGCAGGTCGCCGATCAGGGCGCGGATGATGGGCGCGTTCACGGCGTCGGCCAGGGCGGAGGGCCAGCCCGCCTGAAGGATCCCCAGCGCTAGGGTGGGAATTCCGAGGATGTCGCGTGGAAGAACGTTGACGGGGCCGCGCACGGACACGGTCGGTCGCGCCCCCTGCTCGTGCAGGTCGAGGGCGATCTCGCCGCCGCTGTTCCCCAGGCCGACGACCAGCACCCGCTGACCCGCGTACGCCCGGCCACTGCGGTAGTCGCTGCTGTGCACCACCGGCCCGGTGAAGGTGTCCAGGCCGGGCCAGGTGGGGCGCACGGGCGCGGCCGTGTACCCGGTGGCGACGATCAGGTTCGGGGCCGTGAAGGGGCCGTCCATGGTGGTGACCGTCCAGGTGCTCCCGTCGCGCCGGGCGTCCGTGACCTGGGCGCGCACCGCTTCGATCCCGAAGTGCCGGGCGTACCCGTCCAGGTAGGCGATCACCTGCTCCCGTGACGGGTAGCGCGGGTAGGTGCGCGGCATGGGGAAGCCCGGCAGCCCGGACGAACCCCTGGGCGTGTGCAGGTGCAGGCGCTCGTAGTGCCCGCGCCACGCGGACGCCGGGCCACGGGCGTCCAGCAGCGTGTACGGCACGCCCGCCTGCCCGAGGAGAGCGGCGACGGCCAGGCCCGCTGGCCCGGCTCCGACGATCACGGCGCGTGGAGTGGTCATGGCTAATCCGAGCGTACGCCCATCCAGGGGCGTCCGGCATGGCTGGTCAGCGCTGCTGAAGGTGCTTCAGGCTGCCGGACCTCAACGCCAACGCGGGTATCCTCTGGCGCATGACTGCGACGACCCCGCACGCTGCCACGGCGCTGACCTTCGATGAGAAACTTCGCAACTACGCCCGCCTCGCGGTGCGCGTGGGCCTGGGCGTGAAGCCGGGACAGCGCGTGCTGGTGCAGGCACCGGTGGACACCGCGCCGCTGGCCCGCCTGGTGGTGCGCGAGGCCTACGCGGCCGGCGCGAGCTTCGTGGACGTCCGCTGGGACGACGACGACGTGGTGCTGGCCCGCTTCGAACTCGCCCCGGACGGGAGTTTTGACACCATCAGCAAGTGGCGGGTCGATGCCGAACTGGAAACGGCGAACGCGGGAGGCGCGGTGCTGGCGATCCGCGCGACCGATCCGAACCTGCTGGGAAGCGTGGAGCAGGCGCGCGTGGCCGCGTACCAGAAGGCCCTGGCCACGTACCGCCGGCCGTACTCGCAGCAGGTCATGACCAACCGCCTGAACTGGAACCTGATCAGCGCCCCCATCCCCGGCTGGGCCACCCTGATGTTCCCGGACGTCGATGCCGACATGGCTGTGGAACAGCAGTGGGACGCGATCTTCGCCGCGACCCGCGCTGATCAGCCTGATCCGGTGGCCGCCTGGACGGAGCACCTCGCGCACCTGAAGCGCCGCCGGGACGTGCTGACCGGCAAGCAGTACCACGCGCTGCACTTCCAGGGCGGGGACACCGACCTGACGGTGGGTCTCGCCGACGACCACATCTGGGGGGGCGGCGCGGCCGACACGCCCGGCGGCATCACCTTCACGGCGAACATTCCCACCGAGGAAGTCTGGACCGCTCCGCACCGCGAGCGGGTGGACGGTGTGGTCGTGAGCACCAAGCCGCTGTCGTATCAGGGCGTGCTGATCGACGGCATCCGCATCGAGTTCCAGGGCGGGCGGATCGTGAACGCGAGCGCGCGGCAGGGCCAGGACGCCCTGACGCGCATGATCGACACGGACGAGGGCAGCCACCGCCTGGGCGAGGTCGCGCTGGTGCCGGCCTCCAGCCCCATCAGCCGTTCCGGCCTGTTCTTCTTCAACACGCTGTACGACGAGAACGCCGCCAGTCACATCGCCATCGGCAGCGCGTACCGTTTCAACGTGCGGGGCGGCGTGGACATGAGCCTGGAGGACTTCCTGGCCACCGGCGGCAACGACTCCCTGACGCACGTGGACTGGATGATCGGGTCGGCCCAGATGGACGTGGACGGCCTCGCGAAGGACGGCACCCGCGAGCCCGTGATGCGCGCGGGCGAATTCGTGATCTGAGCACGGAACAGCAGAGGGCGGAGAGCCGGGATATCCCTGACTCTCCGCCCTCTGCTGTTCCGGCGGCGCCTAGGGCAGCAGATCCTCGTCCTCCACGAGGAAATCCACGGCGCCGGAGCCGATCTCGTAGTACCCGCCGACCACGCGGATGCGGCCCTCAGCCTCGGCCTGGGCGATCAGGGGGTGCTCGCGCAGGATCTTCGCCTGAAGGCGGATGTTGTTCAGCACCGCCTCGCGCATGCGGGCTTTCTTGTCGCGGATGGCGGGCAGGTTCGCCACGCTGGGCTGGATGCGGCGGATCAGCGCCTGGAGGTTCTCGGGCTCCTGCGCGATCTTCTCCTCGGGCAGCAGCGCGGCGGCCACCGCTCCGCACCCCTCGTGGCCCATGACCATGATCAGGTGCACGTCCAGGTGCTCGATGGCGTACTCCAGCGTCCCCAGTCCGGCCTCGCCGACGACATTCCCGGCGACGCGCACCACGAACAGCTGACCCAGGCCCTGGTCGAACACCAGTTCCACCGGGACGCGGCTGTCGCTGCAGGCCAGCACGGCGGCGTAGGGGGTCTGGCCCATGATGTGCGCGCGGCGTTCGTTCGCTCCGATCTCCGGGCGGGCCACCTGGCCGCTGAAGAAGCGCGCGTTGCCGTCCTTGAGGGCCTGGATAGCGGCCTCCGGCGTCTGGACGTCGGCGTCCTTGAGGTCGGCGATGTCTTCCATGCTTGCGCCACGCCGGATGGCGTCCAGAATGCGACGTTGCAGGTCGGCGGCGAGAAGTTCGGCGGGATCGTCCATGTGCGCCATGCTAGCGGCCCGGCCGGTATTCTGGAGGCATGACGGACGATGCCCCCGGCCTGAGCGACCTGCTGGAGCGGTACGCCATGCTGCGCGACACGATCCAGGGCCTGGAGGCCGAGCGGGACGACCTGGGCGTGCAGATCAAGGCCGCGCTGGGGGCTGGTGAACACGCCGAGACCGACCTGTACCGCGCGGTTCTGAAGGTCTCGCGCCGCATCGAGTACCCGCTCGACCGGTTCCGCGAGGCCTTTGGGGACGCGGCGGCGCTGGAGGTCGCGACCGTGGACCGGAAGAAGGCCGAGGCCCTGGCGCAGGCCGGTGACCTGGACGGCGACCGGCTGCGTGACCTGGCCGTGGTGAAGGAAACGCAGGCCCTGGTGTTGCAGAGCAAGACCCGCTGACCGGCGCCTGCTGACGGTTCACTGACGCGGGGCGGACGCCGACGTGACAGCCGGAGCGCACCGT is a genomic window containing:
- the rpmF gene encoding 50S ribosomal protein L32, which translates into the protein MAKHPVPKKKTSKSKRDMRRSHHALTAPNLSECPHCHAKKLSHHICPSCGYYDGRQVLAV
- the proB gene encoding glutamate 5-kinase, whose product is MRVVLKLGTSVLTAGTDRLHRPRMVDLVRGLAAVRAAGHEAVLVTSGAVIAGWEALGFPPRDRTVAEKQLLAAVGQGRLMHQYAQLADIYGLTVAQVLLIADDFRDRTRYLNARTTLDACLARGVLPIINENDAVALEQLKVGDNDTLSAFVANLVEADLLVILTDAPGLYTADPRADPQATLIPVVERVTPEIWALAGGVGSHRGTGGMHTKIQAAEIATRAGTPVVIAPGDAPDALQRIVGGEALGTRFVAAGSRLEARKRWILAEIAAGRVVLDEGAARAVRERGGSLLPAGIRAVEGSFGRGHTIRLVAPDGQEIARGLTRYASADLTRIAGRHSREIEEVLGFTYGPEAVHRDDLVRL
- a CDS encoding glucodextranase DOMON-like domain-containing protein, producing the protein MLSLLTAALLTIPDPAGDARGDGGYVLPTRPALTQDALDLRSLSAQPQGSGMQFTVAFGQMGNPWNAPSGYSAGVTDIFVKTGFGGQMALADTGLRVRGAGGWQYHLRVTGFTSSLEGVAEDGSGLHPLAAPTVKVAGTSLVIDAAIPPGNYAYWVTNAVYTPLSSDGVLRPTQSAGATALQVGRADAPVPVDVLAPEGDNGAYIDHTVAPLGETRNTATLILAGVGLLGLLVTLVATVAVWRRTR
- a CDS encoding carbonic anhydrase, which gives rise to MDDPAELLAADLQRRILDAIRRGASMEDIADLKDADVQTPEAAIQALKDGNARFFSGQVARPEIGANERRAHIMGQTPYAAVLACSDSRVPVELVFDQGLGQLFVVRVAGNVVGEAGLGTLEYAIEHLDVHLIMVMGHEGCGAVAAALLPEEKIAQEPENLQALIRRIQPSVANLPAIRDKKARMREAVLNNIRLQAKILREHPLIAQAEAEGRIRVVGGYYEIGSGAVDFLVEDEDLLP
- a CDS encoding DMT family transporter — protein: MAKNPLTAAATRRATLLILTAAVLWGLLGILGKQAQAAGVSPLEVAFWRATLGGALYALHATVIRAPLPRGRDLWITAAFGVAGVSVFYGTYQLAVRAGGASLASVLLYTAPAFVALMGWAFLRERLGLRELGAVVGTLLGIALISFGGGQGVTVSPAALGFGLTAGFTYSLYYLYGKAFFHRYAPPALLAVALPVGALGLLPLVHFTPKTAPAWTSLLALSFFSTYLAYLAYSAGLRHLNATRASVIASLEPVVAAGLAAVLYGEHLSPLALLGAALVIGAALALSLRSAEEHPPVE
- a CDS encoding ABC transporter permease, with the protein product MTMTDLWRLAWRGLTRRRVRTLLTALGITVAVASMVIFLSLGEGIRKVFTQQLGGIGPDIQVSLTPLSQGMALHPNLPGKTTQDIMALSKELGIQSVTPVIMAVRGGLDVTQSVILYGLPAAQGIQAVFPSTTIVQGRALQAADEGEGVAVAGAKAAQNLHLKVGSTLNLNRRNRVKVEGILAPESGLVDNFIFLPLGTLQRSEGADGRVSLVAVKLDDPRQARTVATALAKKLDLEAATQSDFLSFLDRALKISDAVRFGISLIALIVGGLAVANTVMMGVYERIREFGTLRAIGARPGFVRALVLSESLLLSLVGGVGGLLLGLVGIWVVNLYTQQLAGIDAAALTPRLTLLALGISLLLGLLSGLLPARAASRLNITDALGRV
- a CDS encoding aminopeptidase, which gives rise to MTATTPHAATALTFDEKLRNYARLAVRVGLGVKPGQRVLVQAPVDTAPLARLVVREAYAAGASFVDVRWDDDDVVLARFELAPDGSFDTISKWRVDAELETANAGGAVLAIRATDPNLLGSVEQARVAAYQKALATYRRPYSQQVMTNRLNWNLISAPIPGWATLMFPDVDADMAVEQQWDAIFAATRADQPDPVAAWTEHLAHLKRRRDVLTGKQYHALHFQGGDTDLTVGLADDHIWGGGAADTPGGITFTANIPTEEVWTAPHRERVDGVVVSTKPLSYQGVLIDGIRIEFQGGRIVNASARQGQDALTRMIDTDEGSHRLGEVALVPASSPISRSGLFFFNTLYDENAASHIAIGSAYRFNVRGGVDMSLEDFLATGGNDSLTHVDWMIGSAQMDVDGLAKDGTREPVMRAGEFVI
- a CDS encoding NAD(P)/FAD-dependent oxidoreductase, with the translated sequence MTTPRAVIVGAGPAGLAVAALLGQAGVPYTLLDARGPASAWRGHYERLHLHTPRGSSGLPGFPMPRTYPRYPSREQVIAYLDGYARHFGIEAVRAQVTDARRDGSTWTVTTMDGPFTAPNLIVATGYTAAPVRPTWPGLDTFTGPVVHSSDYRSGRAYAGQRVLVVGLGNSGGEIALDLHEQGARPTVSVRGPVNVLPRDILGIPTLALGILQAGWPSALADAVNAPIIRALIGDLRPYGLRRPAEGAITQIRRHRRVPVLDVGTVRLVKSGELAVRPGIDHFTPGSVVFIDGREEAFEAVILATGFRPNLAWLHTSVPVLDDHGVPMTSGRPTHEPGLTFCGFHVASSGMLREIAREARRIAAYLQA
- a CDS encoding DUF4127 family protein → MRSSVLLFPSLLALLPLAGAQTLIPLDSRPATRVLPALIAGLDGGTPQVPPVQLLGDAKRGADPLALGAWLEGQAPSGPLVVALDALAYGGLVQSRTSPLTTLEALTRLELIRAWQARTKQPVYAFITLPREPDATNRTRNLEVVKTMIAWAREGVFAQLDVTWDDALPGSPSPAEGAALAVDVPANVRVYPGADEVLGMLAARALSPQARTVRIEYSDPKAATTVMKYEGIPLTQSAVNHARGSGFTVVDSGPADLTLFVFNGGDARRAAVRISSLLQKEHVAVADVAQVNVGTPRLWADLSTLRQTANLQSLAAWGTPGNNLGSALAHAKLALDATSAVRQDALLAREYANDVIYSTQVRALLRRALPESALAGQDAQTQLLTLAKEFFPLRVGNTYTLKDAFLPWGRSFEWDFDLTPQSGPPSTP
- a CDS encoding ABC transporter ATP-binding protein, whose amino-acid sequence is MTTAATIPSPTPGTLPTLHVENLSRIYPSGDGQVQALAPLTHTFPPGLTAVVGPSGSGKSTLLNLLAGFDTPTTGTVQVGGTTLTSLSETQRADFRLKHYGFVFQNHNLVSILTALENVEFPLTLAGVPLRERTDRARALLARVGLEQRAGHLPSQLSGGEAQRVAIARALAGNPALLLCDEPTGNLDSKTGEMVLSQLQDAAKQGRTVVLITHDRDIAALADHHLQVRDGIVSVVD